One window of Cohnella hashimotonis genomic DNA carries:
- the rnhA gene encoding ribonuclease H has protein sequence MAGKYYVVWEGGAPGVYDSWPACQAQVSGRKDAKYKSYGSKPEAERAYREGWKKHWGQGGSKGASGASPKSAGAGEKLPLSPEQAAGEIDFDSVSVDVGTRGNPGPVEYRGVDTRTGDVLFSVGPIEKGTNNLGEFLAIVHALAYLKQKGSAKTIYSDSRTALKWLRQKEVVTTLPRDDSTFEIWALVDRALSWLRVNTYPNKVLKWETERWGEVKADYGRKG, from the coding sequence ATGGCAGGAAAATATTATGTCGTCTGGGAAGGCGGCGCGCCTGGCGTTTACGACTCTTGGCCGGCATGCCAGGCTCAAGTATCCGGACGCAAGGACGCAAAGTACAAATCGTACGGCAGCAAGCCGGAGGCGGAGCGGGCCTATCGCGAAGGCTGGAAGAAGCACTGGGGCCAAGGCGGCAGCAAAGGCGCATCGGGCGCTTCGCCCAAGTCCGCCGGCGCGGGAGAAAAGCTGCCGCTGTCGCCGGAGCAGGCCGCAGGCGAGATCGACTTCGACAGTGTCTCGGTCGACGTCGGCACGCGCGGCAATCCGGGTCCGGTCGAGTACAGGGGCGTCGATACGCGGACGGGCGACGTGCTGTTTTCGGTCGGCCCGATCGAGAAGGGGACGAACAACCTGGGCGAATTTCTCGCAATCGTCCACGCGCTCGCCTACCTGAAGCAAAAGGGCAGCGCCAAAACGATTTACAGCGATTCGCGCACGGCGCTCAAGTGGCTGCGCCAAAAAGAAGTCGTGACGACGCTGCCGCGGGACGACTCGACGTTCGAGATCTGGGCGCTCGTCGACCGCGCGCTTAGCTGGCTGCGGGTCAATACATATCCAAACAAGGTGCTTAAGTGGGAGACGGAGCGCTGGGGAGAGGTCAAGGCGGATTACGGCCGAAAAGGCTGA
- a CDS encoding ABC transporter substrate-binding protein, protein MGPKNKKAIAWTVAFASAGGLIWLAAGLAHNGEVAGPSGATPSASAHAALSAASGGEAPDTIVMAFPAGTPRDLQLVQDEMSRYLNKKINANVKLKPIDMGSWWDKTGLMFASGEQIDLMFTAGWMRFGDEVAKGRFMPLDDLLARYGSGISSLLSPAIIEAGKVNDRVYGIVANKEFASSKGLVMRKDLVDKYDIDLTKVRSLADLTPVFAKVKESEPGIYPLQARADRSPLTFVLQYGLFDMLGDGPGVLSRADGTLKVVNLADTPAFESSAKLMFAWNRAGYLNPDATVSKDSEYEAVKAGKAFAFAESLKPGFEIQASRNTGMPMIAVELTKPYTTTADTTSAMFAITKNARHPEKAMMLLNLLYKDPYLLNLLDWGIEGKHYVKLADGRIAYPEGVDAITVGYNLNQSWMFGNQLSSYLWSNEDPGLWEQYRAFNAEADKSKALGFVFDPEKVKNEIAAVASVDDDFAPAINTGALDPADILPMYRQKLKEAGADAVIAEKQRQLDAWLANRGNGR, encoded by the coding sequence TTGGGACCGAAAAATAAGAAAGCGATTGCATGGACCGTCGCCTTCGCGTCGGCTGGCGGTCTTATCTGGCTCGCGGCCGGCTTGGCACATAACGGCGAAGTCGCCGGCCCGTCCGGCGCGACGCCGTCCGCTTCGGCCCACGCCGCCCTTTCGGCGGCAAGCGGCGGAGAAGCCCCCGACACGATCGTGATGGCCTTTCCCGCAGGCACGCCGCGGGATCTTCAGCTCGTACAAGACGAAATGAGCCGCTATCTGAACAAAAAAATCAATGCGAACGTGAAGCTGAAGCCGATCGATATGGGCAGCTGGTGGGACAAGACGGGCCTCATGTTCGCGTCCGGCGAGCAGATCGATCTCATGTTCACGGCGGGATGGATGCGCTTCGGCGACGAAGTGGCCAAGGGCAGGTTCATGCCGCTTGACGACCTGCTTGCGCGGTACGGCAGCGGAATAAGCAGCCTGCTGAGCCCGGCGATCATCGAGGCGGGCAAGGTGAACGATCGCGTCTACGGCATCGTGGCGAACAAGGAATTCGCCTCGAGCAAAGGGCTCGTCATGCGCAAAGATCTGGTCGACAAGTACGACATTGACTTGACGAAGGTGCGCTCCCTGGCGGATTTGACGCCGGTGTTCGCCAAGGTCAAAGAAAGCGAGCCCGGCATTTATCCGCTGCAGGCGAGAGCCGACCGCAGTCCGCTTACGTTCGTGCTGCAATACGGCTTGTTCGACATGCTGGGCGACGGTCCGGGCGTGCTGTCCCGCGCGGACGGCACGCTTAAGGTCGTAAACCTGGCCGACACGCCCGCATTCGAGTCGAGCGCCAAGCTTATGTTCGCCTGGAACCGGGCGGGCTATCTCAATCCCGACGCGACGGTATCCAAGGACAGCGAGTATGAGGCCGTAAAAGCAGGCAAGGCGTTCGCCTTCGCCGAATCGCTGAAGCCGGGCTTCGAGATCCAGGCCTCCCGCAATACCGGTATGCCTATGATCGCGGTCGAGCTCACCAAGCCTTACACGACGACCGCGGACACGACAAGCGCGATGTTCGCGATTACCAAAAACGCCAGGCATCCGGAAAAGGCGATGATGCTGCTGAATCTGCTTTATAAGGACCCGTATTTGCTGAACCTGCTCGATTGGGGAATCGAGGGGAAGCATTACGTCAAGCTTGCGGACGGAAGAATCGCGTATCCCGAAGGCGTGGACGCCATAACGGTCGGTTACAACCTCAATCAGTCTTGGATGTTCGGCAACCAGCTGAGCTCGTACTTGTGGAGCAACGAGGACCCGGGGCTGTGGGAGCAGTATCGCGCGTTTAATGCGGAAGCGGATAAATCGAAGGCGCTCGGCTTCGTTTTCGACCCCGAAAAGGTGAAGAACGAAATCGCCGCCGTCGCAAGCGTCGACGACGACTTCGCGCCGGCGATCAACACAGGCGCGCTCGACCCGGCCGACATTCTGCCGATGTACAGGCAAAAGCTCAAGGAGGCCGGCGCGGACGCCGTCATCGCCGAGAAGCAGCGGCAACTCGACGCCTGGCTCGCGAATCGGGGGAATGGCCGATGA
- a CDS encoding cache domain-containing sensor histidine kinase encodes MRPATLRSRLVLGFALVTVPLVVLLIWNNLYATRVVHSQVAQSNQSLLTMYVNDMDKALEEIENYLYKTAEQDDSLISLGQNAKGTWAYYLAQTHTMNDLFFNTNYYDAADVLFAYGEATDNLLLAPQTSVTYARKLLVQDALRKWLAQGDGTPPSFSAWNVVELDGSYALVRIVDSGYRSYIGAWVDLNRLMEPFHSLTRDGGGQAILSDNAGRLLSQSGGPLSSLAPAALRAGTATGHERAVYNIVKLDQRYLLIGKTSRNAALHLSLLLPERRVLEGLPYFRVLTYLVPVVAAGLLAVYLIFLQRAIVKPIVGLIKGMRRIRSGDLTARLEDNRLVEFIAINETFNGMATQIEHLKIDIYEEQIRTQKAELRALQAQIHPHFFMNSLNIVYHLAQTRSYDIIQRMSLHLVRYFRYATRTQTPSITIKDEMEHINDYLSIQKYRFPEALIFDFDVDPALASFALPPLTVQPLVENAMIHGFSFKGGEAYRIAVRVYAVREGAEEAVCIEVADNGKGLAAGQAAALEEMAAAPGPTDGHVGLWNIVRRCRLFYKASVRLRFADGEPRGAVARLTLPFQSNVKEGIPLDSGAYRR; translated from the coding sequence ATGAGACCCGCCACGCTTCGTTCAAGGCTCGTGCTCGGCTTCGCGCTCGTCACCGTGCCGCTGGTGGTGCTGCTGATCTGGAACAATCTTTATGCGACGCGCGTCGTGCATTCGCAGGTCGCCCAATCGAACCAGAGCTTGCTGACGATGTACGTCAACGACATGGACAAAGCGCTCGAGGAGATCGAGAACTACTTGTACAAGACCGCCGAACAAGACGACAGTCTGATCTCGCTCGGGCAGAATGCCAAGGGCACATGGGCGTATTATCTCGCGCAGACGCATACGATGAACGACTTGTTTTTCAACACCAATTATTACGATGCCGCGGATGTCCTGTTCGCCTACGGCGAAGCGACCGACAATCTGCTGCTCGCGCCGCAGACGTCGGTAACGTACGCGCGCAAGCTGCTCGTCCAGGATGCGCTTAGAAAATGGCTTGCGCAAGGGGACGGCACACCGCCAAGCTTCTCCGCCTGGAACGTCGTCGAACTGGACGGCTCCTATGCGCTCGTTCGAATCGTGGATTCGGGATACCGTTCTTATATCGGCGCATGGGTCGACTTGAACCGGCTGATGGAGCCCTTCCATAGTCTTACCAGGGACGGGGGCGGCCAGGCCATCTTGTCCGACAATGCGGGAAGGCTGCTGTCCCAGAGCGGCGGGCCTCTGTCGAGCTTGGCGCCGGCGGCGCTGCGAGCGGGCACGGCGACCGGTCATGAGCGGGCTGTCTACAATATCGTCAAGCTCGACCAGCGGTATTTGCTGATCGGCAAGACGTCGAGAAACGCCGCTTTGCACCTGTCGCTTCTGCTTCCCGAGCGGCGCGTGCTGGAGGGGCTGCCCTATTTTCGCGTGCTGACGTATTTGGTGCCCGTCGTCGCCGCAGGCTTGCTCGCGGTCTACCTGATCTTTCTGCAGCGTGCCATCGTCAAGCCGATCGTCGGGCTCATCAAAGGAATGCGCCGCATCCGCTCGGGAGACTTGACCGCAAGGCTCGAGGACAATCGGCTTGTGGAATTTATCGCGATCAACGAGACGTTTAACGGCATGGCCACGCAGATCGAGCATCTGAAAATCGATATTTACGAGGAGCAGATCCGCACGCAAAAAGCGGAACTGCGCGCGCTTCAGGCGCAAATCCATCCGCATTTTTTCATGAACTCGCTGAATATCGTTTATCATCTCGCGCAGACGCGCAGCTACGACATCATTCAGCGCATGTCGCTGCATTTGGTCCGTTATTTCCGCTACGCGACGCGGACGCAGACCCCGTCGATCACGATTAAGGACGAGATGGAACATATCAACGACTATTTATCGATCCAGAAATACAGGTTTCCTGAAGCGCTCATCTTTGACTTCGACGTCGATCCCGCGCTAGCGTCCTTCGCGCTTCCTCCGCTTACGGTACAGCCGCTCGTCGAAAATGCGATGATCCACGGCTTCTCTTTCAAGGGCGGCGAGGCGTACCGGATCGCGGTGCGCGTCTATGCGGTGCGGGAGGGGGCGGAGGAGGCGGTCTGCATCGAGGTCGCGGACAACGGCAAAGGCTTGGCCGCGGGGCAGGCGGCGGCGCTGGAGGAGATGGCGGCGGCGCCGGGCCCGACGGACGGTCATGTCGGCCTGTGGAATATCGTGCGCAGATGCAGATTGTTTTACAAGGCAAGCGTGAGGCTGCGGTTCGCGGACGGCGAGCCGCGAGGCGCCGTGGCGAGGCTCACGCTGCCGTTCCAGTCCAACGTCAAGGAGGGGATCCCGCTTGATTCGGGTGCTTATCGTCGATGA
- a CDS encoding helix-turn-helix domain-containing protein codes for MLIVDDEYYAVKGLQSGVDWNAAGVNEVFEAFHAEMARELLSRQEIDVMICDIEMPEGSGLELMAWVQEQGLAIETVVLTCHSEFAYAQKALQLGGSDYLLKPVIYEELEEVLRKTIRKVEERRKREETGELYHKYAELWKGRKPILLERFWQDLFDREIRPSREAVAAALATFDVSPDELGRVAFVLLSVEEWLKPLSEREEEIMEFALRKAAEEVLLESRAGNVIRDRRGNAFVAVHAGGGNGNADRLMEDCSAYIAACRQYFYCKVSCYVSDVAPIEDARKTYLQLLGAEYRNVSRTSEAVFVSGQQGADDRADSWGTGMLLDAADLIEQRDKDSVMRALDAKLAEESERALTPEALAAYYHALLQAVYYALQRKGFSAHLLYGGKGATGPETAARSVARLRQWAGEVLDAAYALLSGGESESPAVRQVKAYIAAHLDRDLTREELASHVYLNPAYLSRLFRKETGMVLTEYLLQEKMRRASDLLVGTERTISEIADSLGYGNFSYFARLFRKVYGMSPQDYRKSIRGA; via the coding sequence GTGCTTATCGTCGATGACGAGTATTATGCGGTTAAGGGACTGCAGTCCGGTGTGGATTGGAACGCAGCCGGCGTAAACGAAGTGTTCGAGGCGTTTCATGCGGAGATGGCCAGAGAGCTGCTGTCGAGGCAGGAGATCGACGTTATGATCTGCGATATCGAGATGCCGGAGGGCAGCGGGCTCGAGTTGATGGCTTGGGTACAGGAGCAGGGTCTTGCGATCGAAACGGTCGTGCTGACCTGTCATTCCGAATTCGCCTACGCGCAAAAAGCGCTCCAGCTCGGGGGCAGCGACTATCTGCTGAAGCCGGTCATATACGAGGAACTGGAGGAGGTGCTGCGCAAGACGATCCGCAAGGTGGAGGAGCGGCGCAAGCGCGAAGAAACGGGAGAGCTGTACCACAAGTACGCCGAGCTGTGGAAGGGCCGCAAGCCGATCCTGCTCGAACGCTTCTGGCAGGATCTGTTCGACCGGGAGATCCGGCCTTCGAGAGAGGCCGTGGCAGCTGCGCTTGCGACCTTTGATGTCAGTCCCGACGAACTGGGGCGGGTCGCGTTCGTCCTCTTGAGCGTCGAGGAATGGCTGAAACCGCTCAGCGAGCGGGAAGAGGAAATCATGGAGTTCGCGCTGCGCAAGGCCGCCGAGGAAGTGCTGCTGGAGAGCCGGGCCGGCAATGTCATCCGGGATAGACGGGGCAATGCGTTCGTCGCGGTGCACGCGGGGGGCGGGAACGGCAACGCCGATCGCCTCATGGAAGATTGCTCCGCCTATATCGCTGCGTGCCGCCAATATTTTTATTGCAAGGTGTCCTGTTACGTAAGCGATGTCGCGCCGATCGAAGACGCGCGTAAAACGTATTTGCAGCTGCTCGGAGCCGAGTACCGCAACGTCAGCCGGACGAGCGAGGCCGTCTTCGTTTCCGGCCAGCAGGGAGCGGATGACCGTGCCGACAGCTGGGGGACGGGCATGCTGCTCGATGCCGCCGATCTGATCGAGCAGCGCGACAAGGACAGCGTGATGCGCGCGCTGGATGCCAAGCTGGCGGAGGAAAGCGAGAGAGCGCTGACGCCGGAGGCGCTGGCGGCCTATTATCACGCGCTGCTTCAAGCCGTTTATTATGCGCTTCAACGCAAAGGTTTTTCCGCGCATCTGCTATATGGCGGCAAAGGCGCGACCGGTCCGGAGACGGCTGCCCGCTCGGTCGCAAGACTGCGCCAATGGGCCGGCGAGGTGCTGGACGCGGCTTATGCGCTGCTGTCCGGCGGCGAGAGCGAGAGTCCCGCCGTCCGCCAGGTCAAGGCCTATATCGCCGCCCATCTGGATCGCGATCTGACGCGAGAGGAGCTGGCCTCGCACGTATATCTGAATCCGGCCTATCTGTCCAGGCTGTTCCGGAAGGAGACGGGGATGGTGTTGACCGAGTACTTGCTTCAGGAAAAAATGCGCCGGGCATCGGATCTGCTCGTAGGCACGGAACGGACGATCAGCGAGATCGCGGACAGTCTGGGTTACGGCAACTTCTCCTATTTTGCCCGCTTGTTCCGCAAGGTGTACGGTATGTCGCCGCAAGATTACCGCAAGTCCATCCGCGGCGCGTAG
- a CDS encoding YfiT family bacillithiol transferase — protein MEDLRYPIGEFAFEGDISFEQRRQWIQEIASLPDLLSEAVRGLSDAQLDTPYREGGWKVRQVVHHVGDSHMNSLTRFKLALTEERPTIKPYEESLWAELADSRDLPIAPSLALIAAVHVRWTALLASLSDEQFAREFYHPGSGEMTRLDRCLGMYVWHGKHHTAHIERLRDRMGW, from the coding sequence ATGGAAGATTTGCGGTATCCGATCGGCGAGTTTGCTTTTGAAGGAGACATCTCCTTCGAACAGCGCAGGCAGTGGATCCAGGAGATCGCGTCGCTGCCGGACCTGTTGTCCGAAGCGGTGCGCGGGCTAAGCGATGCGCAGCTGGATACGCCTTACCGGGAAGGCGGATGGAAGGTCCGGCAGGTCGTACACCATGTCGGCGACAGCCATATGAACAGTCTGACGCGTTTTAAACTGGCGCTCACCGAAGAGCGGCCGACGATCAAGCCTTACGAGGAGAGCCTGTGGGCGGAGCTGGCCGACTCGCGCGACTTGCCGATCGCGCCGTCGCTCGCGCTGATTGCGGCCGTGCATGTGCGTTGGACGGCGCTGCTCGCTTCGCTTTCGGACGAGCAGTTCGCGCGCGAGTTTTACCATCCGGGGAGCGGAGAGATGACGCGGCTCGATCGTTGTCTGGGGATGTACGTATGGCATGGCAAGCACCATACCGCGCATATCGAGCGGCTCAGGGATCGTATGGGCTGGTGA
- a CDS encoding TerC family protein, giving the protein MGSDWLFALLDMILINIVLSGDNAVVIAMASKNLDPVYQKKAIFWGTFGAVGLRIVLTFAAVTLLRIPLVQACGGLLLLFIAWKLLNEESHDEEIEAKSTLGGAIRTIIIADLVMSLDNVVAVAGAAHGNLMLIVIGLAISVPLIIWCSQFLTKLMTRFPPLVWFGAGLLGYSAGEMLSGDPWIGDYIDEAAPALPEVLPILLGVLFLAYGALSFWRARRVWRHRH; this is encoded by the coding sequence ATGGGAAGCGACTGGCTGTTTGCATTGCTGGATATGATTCTGATCAACATCGTCCTTAGCGGCGACAACGCGGTCGTCATCGCGATGGCGAGCAAAAATTTAGATCCGGTGTATCAGAAAAAAGCGATATTTTGGGGAACGTTCGGTGCGGTGGGATTGCGGATCGTGCTGACGTTCGCTGCGGTCACGCTGCTGCGGATTCCGCTCGTACAGGCTTGCGGTGGACTGCTGCTGCTGTTCATCGCATGGAAGCTGCTGAACGAGGAATCCCACGATGAGGAGATCGAAGCGAAGTCGACGCTCGGCGGGGCGATCCGTACGATCATCATCGCCGATCTGGTCATGAGCCTCGACAATGTAGTGGCCGTCGCGGGCGCGGCGCACGGCAATCTCATGCTTATCGTCATCGGCCTTGCGATCAGCGTGCCGCTGATCATCTGGTGCAGCCAATTTCTGACCAAGCTGATGACGCGGTTCCCGCCGCTCGTATGGTTCGGTGCCGGGCTGCTCGGTTATTCCGCTGGCGAGATGCTGTCCGGCGATCCATGGATCGGCGATTATATCGACGAGGCCGCCCCTGCGCTGCCGGAGGTTCTGCCGATCCTGCTGGGCGTCCTGTTTCTTGCCTACGGCGCGCTTTCGTTTTGGCGTGCGCGCAGGGTCTGGCGCCATAGACATTAA